A window of the Polaribacter sp. HaHaR_3_91 genome harbors these coding sequences:
- a CDS encoding sialate O-acetylesterase, whose protein sequence is MKRNFGFSIRCLIILLVLFVQVSIFAETKPVLKSIAKTTFQLGSLFKDHMVLQRDMPIPVWGKAAAGSTITVHFANYKKQTIADSNGKWSVKLSALKGSFEPKTMIISSSMDEKAIKISDVLVGEVWICSGQSNMQFSVNGAPEVKKLIPSAKNIRSFKVKNTVALEPQDSCEGTWEVNYPNSAVAFSFAYFLEKSANVPVGIILTSWGSSSIEAWMPRDMTETVPHFKVMMDEFDTDIKTKYRITAILDGPKPWKKDEDIFLRRQSNVLYNAMMHPLIPYACRGLVWYQGERNAQSMNGMLKEPWFSRNSGILKYGDVLKEWIKRYRKGWGNKELNFQVVMLPGYGKVLNTDKDIDPKSPNAHSWAWMRESQLKALELPNTSVINTIDLGDVKNIHPKDKLPVGKRLSLMALKNVLNKKVKALGPTLKKVKIKKNTIVVCFNNVKKLKTTDGKAPTGFWLSDASGKWFPADAKLKGNKVVIKISEVEKPLYVRYAFTGKPNVNLVNEADLPAYPFRTDSFKP, encoded by the coding sequence ATGAAAAGAAATTTTGGTTTTAGTATTCGTTGCTTAATAATTTTATTAGTATTGTTTGTTCAGGTTTCTATTTTTGCAGAAACAAAACCTGTATTAAAATCAATTGCTAAAACTACATTTCAACTGGGTTCCCTTTTTAAAGACCACATGGTTTTGCAGCGCGATATGCCAATTCCTGTTTGGGGAAAAGCAGCTGCAGGTTCAACAATTACTGTTCACTTTGCAAATTATAAAAAACAAACTATTGCAGATTCCAATGGTAAATGGAGTGTAAAGTTATCGGCTTTAAAAGGAAGTTTCGAACCAAAAACTATGATTATATCATCTTCGATGGATGAAAAAGCGATAAAAATATCGGATGTTTTAGTGGGGGAAGTTTGGATTTGTTCTGGGCAATCGAACATGCAATTTTCTGTAAATGGGGCTCCAGAGGTAAAAAAACTAATTCCATCAGCAAAAAACATAAGAAGTTTTAAAGTAAAAAACACAGTTGCATTAGAACCTCAAGATAGTTGCGAAGGTACTTGGGAGGTGAATTATCCAAATAGTGCGGTGGCGTTTTCATTCGCTTATTTTTTAGAGAAATCAGCAAATGTTCCTGTGGGTATTATTTTAACATCTTGGGGAAGTTCATCCATTGAAGCGTGGATGCCTAGAGATATGACAGAAACCGTACCTCATTTTAAAGTAATGATGGATGAGTTTGATACAGACATCAAAACAAAATATAGAATAACAGCTATTTTAGACGGACCAAAACCATGGAAAAAAGACGAGGATATTTTTTTACGTAGACAATCAAATGTGCTATATAATGCCATGATGCATCCGTTAATTCCGTATGCTTGTAGAGGTTTGGTTTGGTATCAAGGAGAAAGAAATGCCCAATCTATGAACGGAATGCTAAAAGAACCTTGGTTCTCTAGAAATTCAGGAATCTTAAAATACGGAGATGTACTTAAAGAATGGATAAAACGTTACCGAAAAGGTTGGGGTAATAAAGAATTGAATTTTCAAGTAGTGATGCTTCCTGGTTATGGTAAAGTTTTAAATACTGATAAAGATATCGATCCTAAAAGTCCAAACGCACATTCTTGGGCGTGGATGCGAGAATCTCAATTAAAGGCATTAGAATTACCCAATACATCGGTAATAAATACGATTGATTTAGGTGATGTAAAAAACATTCATCCTAAAGATAAATTACCCGTTGGTAAACGTTTGTCTTTAATGGCGCTTAAAAATGTTTTAAATAAAAAGGTAAAAGCGTTGGGGCCAACCTTAAAAAAAGTGAAAATAAAAAAGAACACCATTGTTGTTTGTTTTAATAATGTAAAAAAATTAAAGACAACTGATGGCAAAGCTCCAACAGGTTTTTGGTTGTCAGATGCATCAGGAAAATGGTTTCCAGCAGACGCAAAATTAAAAGGAAATAAAGTAGTAATAAAAATTTCAGAAGTAGAGAAACCACTTTACGTTCGTTATGCTTTTACAGGGAAACCAAATGTAAATTTGGTAAATGAAGCAGATTTACCTGCGTATCCTTTTAGAACAGATTCTTTTAAACCATAG